In a genomic window of Methanomassiliicoccales archaeon:
- a CDS encoding DUF2111 domain-containing protein has protein sequence MPLTFSSYFSGGPTPKFSLYHIWKAYQVIDSAGPVGRKALAEILQIGEGSTRTILDKMIREGSVENTRRGAVLTERGNKRLASMGVVTGPVEIEGLTLGKHNCAVLVKGMADTVKLGCEQRDEAVRAGAIGATTLVVRNGKIVFPGDDDYPDQEMLSPLRRLFEVEDGDLVIIGSAFSYEAAEKGAVSAALSMGNTSRRCWTEGTSLLSADTEAEDLKCLALAVHELVGRMPVAMRSRNQFGVRCEDGEVVDTSYTGPVLEEALKRGQIVRKVATSGQYRGTPVVVVPIMKRKEAIAA, from the coding sequence ATGCCACTGACGTTCAGCTCCTATTTCTCAGGCGGTCCGACTCCGAAGTTCTCCCTGTACCACATCTGGAAGGCGTACCAGGTCATCGATTCCGCCGGACCGGTGGGAAGGAAGGCTCTGGCCGAGATCCTTCAGATCGGCGAGGGAAGCACCCGCACCATCCTGGATAAGATGATCCGCGAGGGTTCGGTAGAGAACACTCGTCGGGGAGCGGTGCTGACTGAGAGGGGCAACAAGCGCCTTGCTTCCATGGGCGTTGTCACTGGGCCGGTGGAGATCGAAGGTCTGACGCTGGGCAAGCACAACTGCGCCGTGCTCGTCAAGGGAATGGCCGACACCGTGAAACTAGGCTGCGAACAGCGCGATGAGGCGGTGCGCGCCGGAGCGATCGGAGCCACCACCCTGGTGGTCCGCAACGGGAAGATCGTTTTTCCAGGCGATGATGATTATCCGGACCAGGAAATGCTCTCGCCTCTGAGACGGCTGTTCGAGGTGGAGGACGGGGACTTGGTCATCATCGGCTCAGCCTTCTCCTATGAAGCGGCGGAGAAAGGGGCCGTGAGCGCGGCTCTGTCCATGGGAAACACCTCCCGCCGCTGCTGGACCGAAGGCACTTCGCTCCTGTCGGCCGACACCGAGGCGGAGGACCTGAAGTGCTTGGCCTTGGCGGTGCATGAACTGGTCGGTCGAATGCCAGTGGCCATGCGTTCCCGCAACCAGTTCGGGGTGCGCTGCGAGGACGGAGAGGTGGTGGACACTAGCTACACAGGACCGGTACTGGAGGAAGCCCTGAAGCGGGGACAGATCGTCCGGAAGGTGGCCACGAGCGGTCAGTATCGGGGCACGCCTGTGGTAGTGGTGCCCATCATGAAGCGGAAAGAGGCCATCGCCGCC